A window of Microbacterium hominis genomic DNA:
GCCGACCATGCGCTTCGCGTACTGGACCGGGATGCGCCGCTGCGACTGCTCGACGAAGACGACCAGCGCGACGACGACGATGCCGACGGCGAGCACGAGGAGGAAGACCTCGAAGCCGCGCGACTGGGCGATCGCCCACATCGAGGCCGGGAAGGCCGCAGCGATCGACGTGAAGATCAGCAGCGACATGCCGTTGCCGATGCCGCGCTCGGTGATGAGCTCGGCGAACCACATGATGAGGCCGGTGCCGGCGGTCATCGTGATGATCATGAGGAGCTGCGCCCACCACACATCGTTGGTGAGGAGCTGCTCGCACTCGGGAACGCCGGTGATCCCGAAGAGCTGGCCGCTGCGGGCCACCGTCACCAGCGTCGTCGACTGCAGCAGTGCGAGCGCGATGGTCAGGTAACGGGTGTACTGCGTCAGCTTGGCCTGGCCCGCCTGGCCCTCCTTGTAGAGGGTCTCGAAGTGCGGGATGACGACGCGCAGCAGCTGCACGATGATCGTCGCGGTGATGTACGGCATGACACCGAGCGCGAAGATCGACAGCTGCAGCAGTGCGCCGCCGGAGAAGAGGTTGACCAGCGACAGCAGACCCTCGGTGCCGGCCGACTGCCGAAGGCAGGACTGCACGTTGGGGAAGTCGACGAAGGGCGCGGGCACATGGGCACCGAGCCGGTAGATGGCGATGATCGCCAGGGTGAATGCGATCTTCCGGCGGAGGTCGGGGGTACGGAAGACCCGCGCGATGGCGCTGAACAAGGGGATGCCTCCAAGGGATACCGGCGCGCTCGGGGGCACGCCGTCATCCAGGGTAACCCAACGGGGGCCGGAGAAAACTCCGGCCCCCGTGGACTGTGATTACTTGACGGTGCCGCCGGCGGCGACGATCTTCTGCTCTGCCGAGCCGGAGACCTTGTCGACCGCGACGTTGAGCTTCACCGAGATGTCGCCGGTGCCGAGCACCTTGACCTTCTCGTTCTTGCGCACCGCACCCTTGGCGACGAGGTCGCCCACGGTGACGTCGCCACCGCTCGGGTACAGCTCCGCGAGCTTGTCCAGGTTCACGACCTGGTACTCGACGCGGAACGGGTTCTTGAAGCCGCGGAGCTTCGGGGTGCGCATGTGCAGCGGCATCTGCCCACCCTCGAAGCCGACCTTGACCTGGTAGCGGGCCTTCGTGCCCTTGGTGCCACGGCCGGCGGTCTTGCCCTTGGAGCCCTCACCGCGACCCACGCGGGTCTTGGCGGTGTTGGCGCCGGGGACCGGACGCAGGTGGTGCACCTTCAGCACGCCGGGGCGCGCAGCCGCGACATCCTTCTTCTCGGCGGCCTTGGGGGCAGCCTTCTTCGCGGGAGCCTTCTTCGCCGGAGCCTTCTTGGGGGCCTCGGCCTCGACGGCCTCGTTCTTCTCGGCCTTGTCAGCCATCAGTCGATCTCCTCAACCTTCACGAGGTGCGCGACGGTCTTGACGTAGCCGCGCGTCTGCGCGTCGTCGGGGCGGACGACCGAGTCGCCGATCCGCTTGAGACCCAGCGAACGCAGCGTGTCGCGCTGGTTCTGCTTCTCGCTCACCTTGGACTTGACCTGGGTCACCTTCAGGCGCGCAGCCATCAGACACCTGCCTTCGCAGCAGCCGCGGCCTCGGCCTCGGCACGGACGAGACGGGCGGGGGCGACCTGGTCGAACTCGAGGCCACGGCGCGCGGCGACCGCACGCGGCTCCTCGAGCTGCTTCAGGGCCTCCACCGTCGCGTGGACGATGTTGATCGTGTTCGACGAGCCCAGCGACTTCGACAGCACGTCGTGGATGCCGGCGCACTCGAGCACGGCACGCACCGGGCCACCGGCGATGACACCGGTACCGGCAGCGGCCGGACGAAGCAGCACGACACCAGCGGCGGCCTCACCCTGCACGGGGTGCGGGATGCTGGAACCGACGCGCGGCACGCGGAAGAAGTTGCGCTTGGCCTCTTCGACGCCCTTCGAGATGGCCAGGGGCACCTCGCGGGCCTTGCCGTAGCCGACGCCCACGACACCGTTGCCGTCGCCGACGACGACGAGCGCGGTGAAGCTGAAGCGACGACCACCCTTGACGACCTTCGACACACGGTTGATGGTGACGACGCGCTCGAGGAACTGGCTCTCGTTGCGGTCGCGGCCACCGCGGTCGTTGCGCGGGTTGCGCTCGCGACCGCCGCGACGGGCCTCGCGGGGCTCGCGCTCGGTGGCGGCCTCGGCCGGAGCCTCGGCAGCAGCCTGCTCGGTCACGATGTTCTCCTTGTTCTCGCTCACAGGTTCAGACCCCCTTCGCGGGCGCCGTCGGCGATCGCCGCGACCCGTCCCGCGTAGCGGTTGCCGCCGCGGTCGAAGACCACGTCGGTGACACCGGCAGCCTTGGCACGCTCGGCGAGGAGCTCGCCGACCTTGCGGGCCTTGGCCGTCTTGTCGGCGTCAGAGGCGCGGAGATCGGTCTCGAGGGTCGACGCCGATGCCAGCGTGTAGCCCTTGCTGTCGTCGACGATCTGCACGAAGACGTGACGCGACGAGCGGGTGACGACCAGGCGCGGACGGTCGGGGGTGCCGACGACCTTCTTGCGAAGGCGGGCGTGGCGACGCGCGCGCGCGTCGGACTTCGACTTCACAGCCATGCTTACTTACCAGCCTTTCCGGCC
This region includes:
- the rplR gene encoding 50S ribosomal protein L18 codes for the protein MAVKSKSDARARRHARLRKKVVGTPDRPRLVVTRSSRHVFVQIVDDSKGYTLASASTLETDLRASDADKTAKARKVGELLAERAKAAGVTDVVFDRGGNRYAGRVAAIADGAREGGLNL
- the rpmD gene encoding 50S ribosomal protein L30, which gives rise to MAARLKVTQVKSKVSEKQNQRDTLRSLGLKRIGDSVVRPDDAQTRGYVKTVAHLVKVEEID
- the rpsE gene encoding 30S ribosomal protein S5, with amino-acid sequence MSENKENIVTEQAAAEAPAEAATEREPREARRGGRERNPRNDRGGRDRNESQFLERVVTINRVSKVVKGGRRFSFTALVVVGDGNGVVGVGYGKAREVPLAISKGVEEAKRNFFRVPRVGSSIPHPVQGEAAAGVVLLRPAAAGTGVIAGGPVRAVLECAGIHDVLSKSLGSSNTINIVHATVEALKQLEEPRAVAARRGLEFDQVAPARLVRAEAEAAAAAKAGV
- the secY gene encoding preprotein translocase subunit SecY; the protein is MFSAIARVFRTPDLRRKIAFTLAIIAIYRLGAHVPAPFVDFPNVQSCLRQSAGTEGLLSLVNLFSGGALLQLSIFALGVMPYITATIIVQLLRVVIPHFETLYKEGQAGQAKLTQYTRYLTIALALLQSTTLVTVARSGQLFGITGVPECEQLLTNDVWWAQLLMIITMTAGTGLIMWFAELITERGIGNGMSLLIFTSIAAAFPASMWAIAQSRGFEVFLLVLAVGIVVVALVVFVEQSQRRIPVQYAKRMVGRRTYGGTNTYIPIKVNMAGVVPVIFASSLLYIPALIAQFNQPQAGEAVPAWVAWIQIYLVTGDHPLYMALYFLLIVGFTYFYVAITFNPVDVADNMKKYGGFIPGIRAGRPTAEYLDYVLTRITLPGSIYLGLIALIPLIALATVGANQNFPFGGASILIIVGVGLETVKQIDAQLQQRHYEGLLR
- the rplO gene encoding 50S ribosomal protein L15, whose amino-acid sequence is MADKAEKNEAVEAEAPKKAPAKKAPAKKAAPKAAEKKDVAAARPGVLKVHHLRPVPGANTAKTRVGRGEGSKGKTAGRGTKGTKARYQVKVGFEGGQMPLHMRTPKLRGFKNPFRVEYQVVNLDKLAELYPSGGDVTVGDLVAKGAVRKNEKVKVLGTGDISVKLNVAVDKVSGSAEQKIVAAGGTVK